The following are encoded in a window of Bdellovibrio svalbardensis genomic DNA:
- the murD gene encoding UDP-N-acetylmuramoyl-L-alanine--D-glutamate ligase, which produces MNEFIKNLKTPIAIVGMGKSGEAAKRLLLAAGVSANAIKCFDGKLATADYNDPSKLMSEVQPKTLVVSPGVPLASQWIQSARQHGIEVTSEISLSCSFLTTEKLIGVTGSVGKSTTVSLLQAGLAAFSKTAFVGGNLGTPFAEYAADLVEGVRKPADWVVLELSSYQLENCDGLFLDLSAITFLTSNHLERYENLQHYYETKWKILSITKDKMLLNSEGGDLVEYAKTMNHSEQVRFISRNDTELKSLQLDKALLIGQHNQDNLALAATLALEAGWPHSAIEAMKNFTGLSHRLENLGTSKGIRFINDSKATAIDSVLIAATAAFDTLVPGGKLFLLLGGRDKNLPWEQLKVLAAFIDIEFIFFGECREIAQKKSELDGVSFSRLDEALTYAFDHAKSADTVLLSPGGTSLDEFKSFEDRGNFFKKKVEEFSSK; this is translated from the coding sequence ATGAACGAATTTATCAAGAACCTCAAGACACCAATTGCAATTGTCGGTATGGGAAAAAGTGGTGAAGCAGCTAAACGCCTGCTTCTAGCCGCCGGGGTCTCCGCAAACGCTATCAAATGCTTTGATGGAAAGTTAGCGACCGCAGACTACAATGATCCGAGTAAACTCATGTCTGAGGTCCAACCGAAAACCCTCGTCGTCTCTCCAGGCGTTCCCCTTGCTTCCCAATGGATCCAATCGGCTCGCCAACATGGTATTGAGGTCACCAGTGAGATTTCACTTTCATGTTCATTTCTTACCACTGAAAAATTGATTGGAGTTACTGGGTCCGTGGGAAAAAGCACCACAGTATCTCTTCTGCAGGCAGGTCTAGCCGCATTTTCAAAAACCGCTTTTGTGGGCGGAAATTTAGGAACCCCTTTTGCTGAATATGCCGCCGACTTAGTCGAAGGCGTTCGTAAACCTGCCGATTGGGTTGTTTTAGAACTTTCGAGCTATCAACTGGAAAATTGCGATGGTCTTTTCTTGGACCTATCGGCCATTACCTTCCTAACTTCGAATCATCTTGAACGTTACGAAAATCTTCAGCACTACTACGAAACAAAGTGGAAGATCCTTTCTATCACAAAAGACAAAATGCTCCTCAATAGTGAGGGTGGGGATCTTGTCGAATATGCAAAGACCATGAATCACTCTGAGCAAGTTCGCTTTATTTCAAGAAATGATACAGAATTAAAATCTTTGCAACTTGATAAGGCTCTATTAATTGGTCAGCACAACCAAGACAACCTCGCCTTGGCGGCAACCCTGGCTCTTGAAGCGGGATGGCCACACTCTGCGATTGAGGCCATGAAGAACTTTACCGGACTTTCTCATCGACTTGAAAATTTAGGCACTTCTAAAGGCATTCGCTTCATCAATGACAGTAAGGCCACGGCAATAGACAGCGTTCTAATAGCCGCGACGGCCGCTTTTGACACATTAGTTCCCGGTGGAAAATTATTTTTACTTTTAGGGGGCCGGGATAAAAATCTGCCATGGGAGCAACTGAAAGTCTTAGCTGCCTTCATTGATATCGAGTTCATCTTTTTCGGTGAATGCCGGGAGATCGCGCAAAAGAAATCTGAACTTGATGGGGTTAGCTTTTCAAGATTAGACGAGGCTTTGACATATGCCTTTGATCACGCCAAAAGCGCAGATACAGTGCTACTCAGTCCTGGCGGAACCAGCTTGGATGAATTTAAATCCTTCGAAGATCGCGGAAATTTCTTTAAGAAAAAAGTAGAGGAATTTTCTTCAAAATAA
- the fsa gene encoding fructose-6-phosphate aldolase, translating into MKFFIDTANLEEIKQANLRGWVDGVTTNPSLIAKENRPFHDIIREICKEIPGPVSAEVISLQHEEMVREGKELAKIASNVVVKIPMCEDGMIAVKKLTAEGIKTNVTLVFSPLQALLAAKAGATMVSPFVGRLDDIGSDGMAMVSQVIQIYDQYDFATEVLVASVRGPMHLQFAAEMGADIATIPFKVMQQMTSHPLTDKGIKQFMDDWNKGQKK; encoded by the coding sequence ATGAAGTTTTTTATCGATACAGCCAATCTAGAAGAAATTAAACAAGCCAATCTTCGTGGTTGGGTTGATGGTGTTACTACAAATCCTTCTTTGATTGCAAAAGAGAACCGCCCTTTTCACGATATCATCCGCGAAATCTGCAAAGAGATCCCGGGTCCTGTTTCCGCTGAGGTAATCAGCCTTCAGCATGAAGAAATGGTACGCGAAGGTAAAGAGCTTGCGAAGATTGCTTCTAACGTCGTTGTGAAAATTCCGATGTGTGAAGATGGTATGATCGCAGTTAAAAAACTGACTGCTGAAGGCATCAAGACCAACGTCACATTGGTATTCTCTCCCCTTCAGGCTTTGTTGGCGGCGAAAGCTGGTGCAACTATGGTTTCACCTTTCGTAGGTCGTTTGGATGACATTGGATCAGACGGCATGGCGATGGTTAGTCAGGTTATTCAAATTTATGACCAGTACGATTTCGCGACTGAAGTATTGGTAGCAAGTGTCCGTGGTCCTATGCATTTGCAATTTGCTGCAGAGATGGGCGCCGATATTGCGACAATTCCATTCAAAGTGATGCAGCAAATGACCTCTCATCCATTGACTGATAAGGGCATCAAGCAGTTCATGGATGACTGGAATAAAGGTCAAAAGAAATAA
- a CDS encoding 2-amino-4-hydroxy-6-hydroxymethyldihydropteridine diphosphokinase: MNQPHNALIFVALDLVGGDAKAKDLLAKILECGEIVSISSVYKRYLTDARVDLNARMEFVIRFETVMSVDQCLHMVLSMCEQGSQGLSQKSHAELILLSYDNAILMSPRLTLPYPEMHTDPLIIRCAAEAWGQYEHPIFQKTLSEISRTAAPARMAEFYIQGKSLVDF; this comes from the coding sequence ATGAATCAACCGCATAATGCGCTGATATTTGTAGCCTTGGATTTAGTCGGTGGCGATGCCAAGGCGAAAGATCTATTGGCCAAGATCCTTGAATGCGGCGAAATTGTATCTATTTCTTCGGTTTATAAAAGGTATCTTACGGATGCGCGAGTGGATCTTAACGCTCGCATGGAATTTGTTATCCGGTTTGAAACGGTGATGAGTGTTGATCAATGCTTGCACATGGTTTTGTCTATGTGCGAGCAAGGTTCGCAAGGTTTAAGCCAAAAAAGTCATGCTGAATTGATTCTGCTCTCGTATGATAACGCAATCTTGATGTCTCCACGTCTGACTCTGCCCTATCCAGAGATGCATACAGATCCACTCATAATCCGATGTGCTGCGGAAGCCTGGGGTCAATACGAGCACCCGATCTTTCAGAAAACCCTCAGTGAAATTTCGCGGACAGCAGCTCCAGCCCGAATGGCTGAGTTTTATATTCAAGGTAAAAGCCTGGTTGATTTTTAA
- a CDS encoding 4-hydroxy-tetrahydrodipicolinate reductase translates to MKKLKIGLVGAGGRMGKEIASVLEQGADCELFYPLLRDEKVDPKKASKVDVWIDFSTPEAFAGVLKMAAKYNTPVVCGTTGFTAKEKALLKKYGSKIPLLWASNMSMGVAVLNEALKSLSAISNFDFQIEEIHHNRKKDKPSGTAITLQENLVKAVGKTIPEPLAIRGGGVFGVHKIFAMSDEEVLTFEHSALNRTVFAKGAVRAASWLAKQKPGLYQIRDVLFGKKA, encoded by the coding sequence ATGAAGAAACTGAAAATCGGCCTGGTTGGCGCCGGTGGTCGCATGGGTAAAGAGATTGCTTCAGTTCTCGAGCAGGGTGCCGATTGCGAATTATTTTATCCCCTTCTTCGTGATGAGAAGGTTGATCCGAAAAAAGCCTCTAAAGTCGACGTGTGGATTGATTTTTCCACCCCGGAAGCATTCGCGGGTGTTTTAAAGATGGCGGCAAAGTATAACACTCCGGTTGTTTGTGGAACGACCGGTTTCACAGCAAAAGAAAAAGCACTGCTTAAAAAATACGGATCGAAGATTCCGCTGCTGTGGGCTTCCAATATGAGTATGGGTGTTGCGGTACTTAACGAAGCATTGAAGTCTTTGTCTGCAATTTCAAATTTTGATTTTCAGATTGAAGAGATTCATCATAATCGAAAGAAAGATAAGCCCTCTGGGACCGCCATTACATTACAGGAAAACCTGGTTAAAGCCGTTGGTAAAACAATTCCTGAGCCCCTAGCAATCCGAGGTGGTGGTGTTTTCGGTGTTCACAAAATCTTTGCGATGAGTGATGAAGAGGTTTTAACTTTCGAACACAGCGCCCTAAATAGAACTGTTTTTGCAAAAGGCGCGGTTCGTGCGGCATCTTGGTTGGCAAAACAAAAACCTGGTCTCTATCAGATTCGTGATGTTCTTTTCGGAAAGAAAGCATGA
- the dapA gene encoding 4-hydroxy-tetrahydrodipicolinate synthase produces MKNFKGTFTALLTPFKNGKIDFGSIDRLVKHQLANGVDGFVINGTTAESPTLTETEKVELFKYVRKMVGDKVPLIMGTGSNDTAKTIEDSKKAESLGADAILVVVPYYNKPPQRGLYEHFKAVASSVKIPTILYNVPGRTITSLATETIRDLSKVPGIIGIKEATGKVDFAEEIIKACGKEFVMLSGDDGTYVEFLGVGGHGVISVATHVIPKQMAQWKAWAAEGAMDKARQDIAKYNDLINLLFVEANPIPVKKAVQLMGLIDSAEMRLPLVELGEEHSAKLKAEMTKVGVLA; encoded by the coding sequence ATGAAAAATTTTAAAGGTACGTTCACGGCTCTTTTGACACCATTTAAGAATGGCAAAATTGATTTTGGTTCTATTGACCGTTTGGTAAAACATCAGCTTGCAAATGGCGTGGATGGATTTGTTATCAACGGCACCACAGCGGAAAGCCCGACTTTAACTGAAACTGAAAAAGTTGAACTTTTTAAATACGTTCGCAAAATGGTCGGGGACAAAGTTCCGCTGATTATGGGAACGGGATCCAATGACACGGCGAAGACCATTGAAGATTCAAAAAAGGCAGAGAGTCTTGGTGCCGATGCAATTCTGGTTGTTGTCCCCTATTACAATAAACCTCCACAACGCGGATTGTACGAGCACTTCAAGGCGGTTGCATCATCTGTAAAGATTCCGACGATTCTATATAACGTTCCGGGGCGCACAATCACCTCATTGGCGACGGAGACAATTCGTGATCTTTCCAAAGTGCCTGGCATCATTGGTATTAAAGAGGCAACCGGAAAAGTTGATTTCGCAGAAGAGATTATCAAAGCCTGTGGCAAAGAATTTGTGATGCTTTCTGGTGACGACGGCACTTATGTCGAATTCTTGGGTGTTGGCGGTCATGGTGTGATCTCAGTCGCGACTCATGTTATTCCAAAGCAGATGGCTCAGTGGAAAGCTTGGGCGGCTGAAGGTGCAATGGATAAAGCCCGCCAAGACATCGCGAAGTACAATGACCTGATTAACCTGCTGTTCGTTGAAGCAAATCCTATCCCGGTTAAAAAAGCGGTTCAGTTGATGGGCCTTATTGATTCCGCAGAGATGCGCCTTCCTTTGGTTGAACTGGGTGAAGAGCACTCGGCAAAACTCAAAGCGGAAATGACCAAAGTTGGAGTTCTGGCATGA
- the dapF gene encoding diaminopimelate epimerase translates to MSSFLPVRITKMSGAGNTFALIDARDSSVWKNVEKDLHISRPEFAKKVCDTVLGVATDGLLLIETGSDGFDFNWDFYNNDGSTAEMCGNAARCAARYCQENLANELKSIRFKTGAGLVTAEILGDGRVRVRMPEAKYVRESIELKTQSSSTETFALVNTGVPHLVQKIHTMEDVENLKEMARECRSHVDLKPAGANVTFYTIENSKKIQAVTFERGVEDYTLACGTGAVAAALVHSKESKEKSIEVQMPGGIMMIQFVEGDTHPLMTGEAVFVGDFLYNLEVVR, encoded by the coding sequence GTGAGTTCTTTTTTGCCAGTTCGAATCACGAAGATGTCGGGAGCAGGAAATACTTTTGCTTTGATTGACGCCCGTGATTCTTCGGTATGGAAGAATGTGGAAAAAGATCTGCATATCTCCAGACCAGAATTTGCAAAAAAAGTTTGTGACACTGTATTGGGTGTTGCAACGGATGGACTACTTTTGATTGAAACTGGCTCTGACGGCTTTGATTTCAATTGGGATTTCTATAACAACGACGGGTCGACCGCAGAGATGTGTGGAAACGCGGCTCGCTGTGCCGCTCGCTATTGTCAGGAAAACCTGGCTAATGAACTTAAGAGCATTCGTTTTAAGACGGGCGCTGGATTGGTGACCGCGGAGATTCTTGGTGATGGTCGTGTTCGGGTTCGCATGCCAGAGGCTAAATACGTGCGTGAGAGTATTGAACTGAAGACTCAATCCAGCTCGACAGAAACATTTGCCTTGGTTAATACCGGTGTCCCTCATCTGGTTCAAAAAATTCATACGATGGAAGATGTTGAAAATTTGAAAGAGATGGCGCGTGAGTGCCGTTCGCATGTGGACTTGAAGCCCGCTGGTGCAAATGTAACATTTTATACAATTGAAAATTCAAAAAAAATCCAAGCTGTGACTTTTGAACGCGGAGTGGAAGATTATACTTTGGCTTGTGGAACAGGTGCGGTAGCAGCCGCATTGGTTCATTCCAAAGAAAGCAAAGAGAAAAGCATTGAAGTGCAAATGCCTGGCGGAATTATGATGATTCAGTTTGTTGAAGGCGACACTCACCCGTTGATGACGGGGGAGGCGGTATTTGTGGGAGATTTTCTGTACAATCTAGAGGTGGTTAGATGA
- a CDS encoding lipoprotein, with the protein MELLNKFSKYFFAVVIGALLSGCGVKGMPLPPLTPAPLGRGEPTYSETTKKSSKDKKKYKNEDLEETPASDNQEGL; encoded by the coding sequence ATGGAATTGCTGAATAAATTTTCAAAATATTTTTTTGCTGTTGTTATTGGAGCCTTGCTATCTGGTTGTGGAGTGAAGGGCATGCCGCTTCCTCCCCTAACCCCGGCGCCGCTGGGTCGTGGCGAACCAACGTATTCAGAGACAACAAAAAAATCCTCCAAAGATAAAAAGAAATATAAGAATGAAGACCTGGAAGAGACTCCAGCCTCCGATAATCAGGAGGGTTTGTGA
- a CDS encoding tetratricopeptide repeat protein has translation MKLNFSFLKAAFFAAFLSFQMFSSPAFSQSKAIANKSETYKDIIEKAYNLSLQKDRQQALNILIAALQKENRPQPVADLRKAINDVAHVFISDKAQQMFEAGISLRKTDLTQALGKLNEASRLEPDNTAILSELSRTMIAKGDCSGAQDLMSKQAKLLPYDEELKLTAAQAYVCQSAWVEYGKIYDSNEVRKSPFQKFWLILEVDRYFKTKNYTKAQEIAANLKKIDGKYPEVSYWSWKLVQVAKKPGLEDAQKYVITCKNISANQYRQYMIDPMLCRHVVEVEADLKGSNGIAE, from the coding sequence ATGAAATTGAATTTTAGTTTTTTGAAAGCCGCATTCTTTGCGGCTTTCCTCTCCTTCCAAATGTTCTCTTCCCCGGCCTTCTCTCAAAGCAAAGCAATTGCAAATAAATCTGAAACCTATAAAGACATTATTGAAAAAGCCTATAACTTGAGTCTGCAAAAAGACCGTCAACAGGCTCTGAATATTTTGATAGCAGCCTTGCAGAAGGAAAATCGCCCTCAACCCGTGGCCGATCTGCGCAAGGCCATTAATGATGTGGCCCATGTTTTTATCAGTGATAAAGCCCAGCAAATGTTTGAAGCGGGAATTTCGTTGCGAAAAACAGATTTGACCCAAGCTCTGGGTAAATTAAATGAGGCTTCTCGTTTGGAACCTGACAATACGGCAATTCTAAGTGAACTTTCGCGGACCATGATAGCGAAGGGTGATTGCTCTGGGGCGCAAGATTTGATGAGCAAACAAGCCAAGCTTTTGCCCTACGACGAGGAGCTGAAGCTGACCGCAGCCCAAGCCTATGTATGTCAGTCTGCATGGGTCGAATATGGCAAAATATATGACAGCAATGAGGTTCGTAAGTCCCCGTTTCAAAAATTTTGGCTTATTCTTGAAGTCGACCGCTACTTTAAGACCAAGAATTACACCAAAGCACAGGAAATTGCCGCGAACTTGAAGAAAATTGATGGGAAATACCCTGAAGTTTCATATTGGTCATGGAAGTTGGTGCAAGTGGCTAAGAAGCCGGGCTTGGAAGATGCACAGAAATATGTGATTACCTGCAAAAACATTTCAGCCAACCAGTATAGACAGTATATGATAGACCCCATGCTTTGCCGCCATGTCGTTGAGGTAGAGGCAGATCTTAAGGGGTCAAATGGAATTGCTGAATAA
- a CDS encoding DUF3108 domain-containing protein, translating into MFKTLIAVLGFAFALNAQAAPSIQDTLVHVQANVIMEAQTMGLDWKVGDTSNYDLNIGGFIKGSMVMSVDSIGADGIWMNQDADLGFAGKQKIQTLIDANTGEIKKVIANGQEQQVPKQDLEIIDTKEEKITVPAGTFDSIHVTARDKASSDKGEINVWLNPQVVPVGGTLKQTAPTQFGTMTLTLKSFKKN; encoded by the coding sequence ATGTTTAAGACTCTTATCGCGGTTCTCGGATTTGCATTCGCACTCAACGCTCAGGCTGCCCCGTCTATTCAGGATACTCTGGTTCATGTTCAGGCCAATGTTATTATGGAAGCCCAAACAATGGGTTTGGATTGGAAGGTTGGCGACACGTCAAACTACGATCTGAACATTGGTGGCTTTATTAAAGGATCGATGGTGATGTCGGTCGACTCTATAGGTGCTGATGGAATTTGGATGAATCAGGACGCAGATCTTGGCTTCGCTGGAAAACAAAAGATTCAAACCCTGATTGATGCAAATACCGGAGAAATCAAAAAGGTCATCGCTAATGGTCAAGAGCAACAAGTTCCTAAGCAGGACCTGGAAATCATTGATACGAAAGAAGAAAAAATCACAGTGCCAGCAGGAACATTTGATAGCATTCATGTAACTGCTCGTGATAAAGCTTCTAGTGATAAGGGTGAAATCAACGTTTGGTTAAACCCACAGGTGGTTCCAGTGGGCGGGACGCTGAAGCAAACAGCTCCAACTCAGTTTGGAACAATGACATTAACTTTGAAATCTTTTAAGAAGAATTAG
- a CDS encoding DNA translocase FtsK — protein MNQFLKKFRQDVIAIGFLGLGLFLALALISYSPRDPSLNSIGQGLKAANYCGIVGSFLADMLYQFLGLAAWVLVGSLLKMAYASFKGESLNLKNIRFVWALLLIINVAALLSLYLPNTKLFQNQIYLGGLLGLGVAQALMRAFASAGVQVILWSFMAVLVVFYSEKTLQELAEIPQEFFADWKKKKYSDKIGSFFSGMFVGDSGAKKAKPVKKEKKEEKEEKRDMSKAQQLVFPLSDKKFKEDAEDEEEDEDLEAILAADAEDETEEEDDEEEVPAVRLAQKRKVVMKAKPPRRIENWEMPKLSLLEDPPASRIKIDKAEIQRKADSLVEKLKNFSIEGQITDAKPGPLVTMYEFKPNADVKISKISELEDDLSLALSSESVRVVGHIPGTDVVGIETANLKRETVYYKDLIAEDTFWSEDLALPMAVGRAVDGEPKIVDLRKMPHLLIAGTTGSGKSVFVGSIISGLLFRHSPKTLRLVLIDPKMVDLAPFAGVPHLALPHITEPKKAATALKWAVREMEKRYKSLSKFGVGKIELFNEKTAKMSKADVDEHERHNIALEEGKAKLDQYYYQPLPYVVIVVDELADLMIVEKQNIEEPIQRLTQKARACGIHLILATQSPRKDVVTGLIKTNIPGRVALKVASKMDSRIIIDDSGAERLLPNGDMLFQAPGIGKPTRHHGPYMKDSEIANVVKHWSDQAEPEYDPLAMRALEGFAGGDSESGGDGGDGGGFGDEEYDERYDEILSWASSQKEISASLIQRKFRLGYPRAARMIEVFEKEGVVGPANGSKPRQVLVSSYSET, from the coding sequence ATGAACCAATTCCTTAAAAAGTTTCGTCAGGACGTTATCGCAATCGGCTTTTTAGGCCTAGGACTTTTCCTCGCCTTAGCTCTTATCAGCTACAGCCCCCGCGACCCTTCATTGAACTCCATTGGCCAAGGCTTAAAAGCTGCAAATTACTGCGGAATCGTCGGCAGTTTCCTTGCAGATATGCTTTATCAGTTCCTGGGCTTAGCTGCTTGGGTGCTGGTCGGAAGCCTGTTGAAAATGGCCTATGCGAGCTTTAAAGGCGAATCTTTGAATTTAAAAAATATTCGCTTTGTCTGGGCCCTCTTATTGATCATCAATGTGGCCGCCCTTTTATCGCTTTATTTGCCTAATACGAAGCTTTTCCAGAACCAGATCTATTTGGGTGGACTTCTTGGACTTGGCGTCGCTCAGGCCCTAATGCGTGCTTTTGCGTCGGCGGGGGTGCAGGTCATCCTGTGGTCGTTTATGGCCGTTTTGGTGGTCTTCTATTCAGAAAAAACTTTGCAGGAGCTGGCGGAGATTCCTCAAGAATTTTTCGCTGATTGGAAAAAGAAGAAATATTCTGACAAAATAGGCAGCTTCTTTTCTGGAATGTTTGTTGGGGATTCAGGCGCTAAAAAAGCAAAACCAGTGAAAAAAGAGAAGAAGGAAGAAAAAGAAGAAAAGCGCGATATGAGCAAGGCGCAGCAATTGGTTTTCCCTCTCTCTGATAAAAAATTTAAAGAAGATGCTGAAGACGAAGAAGAAGATGAGGATTTGGAAGCAATTTTAGCGGCCGACGCCGAAGACGAGACTGAAGAAGAGGATGACGAAGAAGAAGTTCCTGCAGTCCGCTTGGCTCAAAAACGCAAAGTTGTGATGAAGGCAAAGCCTCCACGTCGTATTGAAAATTGGGAAATGCCAAAACTTTCTTTGTTGGAAGATCCACCGGCATCGCGAATTAAAATCGACAAGGCGGAAATCCAAAGAAAAGCGGACTCATTGGTTGAAAAGCTTAAGAACTTTTCAATCGAAGGCCAGATCACTGATGCCAAGCCCGGCCCGCTGGTTACGATGTATGAGTTTAAGCCTAATGCTGACGTGAAAATTTCAAAAATTTCTGAGCTTGAAGACGACTTGTCGCTGGCTCTGTCGTCAGAATCCGTGCGTGTGGTCGGTCACATTCCGGGAACTGATGTGGTTGGTATTGAAACCGCGAACTTGAAGCGCGAAACTGTTTATTACAAGGACTTGATTGCGGAAGATACCTTCTGGAGTGAGGACTTGGCGTTGCCGATGGCCGTAGGCCGTGCGGTTGACGGCGAACCTAAGATTGTCGATTTGCGCAAGATGCCGCATCTGTTGATCGCGGGTACAACAGGTTCTGGTAAATCCGTCTTCGTGGGTTCAATTATTTCTGGATTGTTGTTCAGACATTCGCCGAAAACTTTGCGTCTGGTTTTGATTGACCCGAAAATGGTCGACTTAGCACCATTCGCCGGAGTTCCTCACCTGGCTCTTCCCCACATCACAGAACCGAAGAAGGCTGCGACAGCTTTGAAGTGGGCCGTGCGCGAAATGGAAAAACGCTATAAGTCTTTGTCGAAGTTCGGCGTTGGTAAGATCGAATTGTTCAACGAGAAAACCGCGAAAATGTCCAAAGCTGATGTTGATGAACATGAACGCCACAATATCGCTCTTGAAGAAGGCAAAGCCAAACTGGATCAGTACTATTATCAGCCGCTTCCTTATGTTGTTATCGTGGTGGATGAGCTTGCCGACTTGATGATTGTTGAAAAGCAAAACATCGAAGAGCCGATTCAACGCCTGACGCAAAAAGCCCGCGCCTGCGGTATTCATTTGATTCTTGCGACACAGTCACCGCGTAAAGATGTTGTGACGGGTTTGATTAAAACAAATATCCCAGGCCGTGTGGCCTTAAAAGTTGCTTCGAAAATGGACTCAAGAATTATCATTGATGATTCGGGTGCAGAACGTCTTCTTCCGAATGGGGACATGTTATTCCAAGCTCCTGGTATTGGTAAACCGACGCGCCATCACGGTCCTTATATGAAGGATTCAGAAATTGCGAATGTCGTAAAGCATTGGTCAGATCAAGCTGAGCCGGAATATGACCCACTTGCGATGAGAGCCCTTGAAGGCTTTGCGGGTGGCGATTCTGAATCTGGCGGCGATGGTGGTGACGGCGGAGGATTTGGCGACGAGGAATACGATGAGAGATACGATGAGATTCTTTCTTGGGCTTCTAGCCAAAAAGAAATCTCTGCCTCTTTGATTCAGCGTAAATTCCGCTTGGGCTACCCTCGTGCGGCGCGCATGATTGAAGTCTTTGAAAAAGAAGGTGTTGTGGGCCCTGCAAATGGCAGTAAGCCGCGACAGGTTTTGGTTTCTAGCTATAGCGAAACCTAA
- a CDS encoding radical SAM protein, with protein sequence MLKINEIFYSIQGETSYVGNPTVFVRTTACNLRCTYCDTKYSYYEGEMQSLEAIMQEIDSHQAPYVCVTGGEPLLQKEVHTLMKTLCDRDYKVSLETSGSKSIEAVDPRVKIILDVKTPDSGAADSFLMENIGFSTPSTEYKFVICSEEDFDWSENFCRQHNLFEKFMVLYSPSYGQVSERWLAEKILQKKSSARLQLQLHKYIWSAETRGV encoded by the coding sequence ATGCTTAAAATAAATGAGATTTTTTATAGTATCCAAGGTGAAACCAGTTATGTGGGAAATCCCACGGTTTTTGTGCGCACTACAGCCTGCAACTTGCGCTGCACCTATTGCGATACAAAATACTCATATTATGAAGGCGAGATGCAGTCCCTTGAGGCCATCATGCAGGAGATTGATTCTCATCAAGCTCCTTATGTTTGCGTTACTGGTGGCGAACCCTTGCTGCAAAAAGAAGTTCACACCTTGATGAAAACTCTTTGCGATCGCGATTACAAAGTTTCTTTGGAAACAAGCGGATCAAAAAGCATTGAGGCTGTTGACCCACGCGTAAAAATTATTTTGGATGTGAAAACTCCAGATAGCGGTGCTGCCGATTCCTTCCTTATGGAGAACATCGGCTTTTCCACGCCCAGCACGGAATACAAGTTTGTGATTTGTTCAGAAGAAGACTTCGATTGGTCTGAAAATTTCTGCCGTCAACACAATTTGTTCGAAAAATTTATGGTTTTATACAGCCCATCATACGGCCAAGTGTCTGAACGCTGGTTGGCAGAAAAAATTTTGCAGAAAAAATCATCTGCACGGTTGCAATTACAGCTCCATAAGTATATTTGGTCTGCAGAAACACGCGGAGTATAG
- a CDS encoding helix-turn-helix domain-containing protein, with protein MTPNLNSSDNLFVANLQSVSLEKLVKSKLEVLFAQQKEAQVELNGLYNVVIEQVEKPLLELALRAYNGNQVKTAQMLGINRNTLKKKIDNYKIRVKKLN; from the coding sequence ATGACGCCGAACCTGAACAGTTCTGATAATCTTTTTGTCGCCAACCTTCAGTCAGTAAGTTTGGAGAAGCTAGTTAAGAGCAAACTTGAAGTTCTTTTTGCTCAACAAAAAGAGGCACAAGTTGAATTGAACGGTCTATATAACGTCGTTATTGAACAAGTAGAAAAACCTCTTCTAGAGCTAGCTCTGCGCGCCTACAACGGCAACCAAGTTAAAACGGCACAAATGCTTGGCATCAATCGCAATACTCTTAAGAAGAAAATTGACAACTACAAGATTAGAGTCAAAAAACTAAACTAA